ACTATATGAGCCTCTATCTCTTCTGTGCATTCTTCCACCTCTGTCGCGAAATTCATCTCTGAATCCACCTTTCATTTACTAATTTTGACTAAACTAAGGATGTTGCGCTAAATTTGCATGGATAAACGCTTCTGGCCTTCGAAATCTTGCTAGCATGTTTTTATAAGCTAAGAGTAGAGTTTTCAATTCACTTATAGTTATTCTTTGAAATTTGGCTAGAACAAAAGTTATCAATAATGAATATTTTTCAGTCAAATCATTTAGAATCGTATTTACATGATCGCTTCCTTTCATAGATTTAGCTACGAAAACTAATGCATCAATCGTTCTTTTAATTGATAACATATTTTCAGTAACAGATGGACCGATTTGAATATTAGTCAACTTATGTTTCAATGCATCACTGTGACTTTAATATGAGAAGAGATCCTCTAACCTCTTCTAAATTTGACAAGTGTACACACATCCAACCACTCTTGTCGTGAATGGTTTGTTATTGAAGCTAATAACCACGATTTGAGGAGTGCATCTTGTTTCTTTCACTTCTAAAACTCATGATTTATTGTACTAACTCCATTGTTCTCTTATGCAAGAAACTGTAGAGATATTCCTTCTCCTATAATGTGATTTGGCATATCATTTTCTTTAATTGTTGATtctgtttgattttttcactaTAAGTAATTGTTCTCATCTATTTTCATTGAGATTAGTGTTACGTTATAGTAAATCTTTTGTGCAGTTGTGCCATTGTGTTTGAACCTCAATTGAATTAGAATTTAGTTTCTTAAAATTTACGAAAGGTGTGGCACCATAAGCTCTGATACTAATTTAGTGGCAGAGTTACTTTGGGTAAAAAATTTAATGGTTGAGTTATAATTTTCACTAAAAGAAGCACCACTACTAATGTACTGTGATAACTTAAGTGCAGTGCTATTAGCTGCCAATCCAATTTTTTactctaaataaaaatattttgagatTGATTTACATTTTGTGAAGAACCATGTCAATAGCAAAATTGTCAGAATGAGTCACATTATAAGAGAAGTTCAATTAACAGATACTTTAACAAAGACAATGTTTTTAAAGAATTTCTTACACTTTAGGTCTAAACTAGGTATTGCtgaattagaatttaaaaatagagtAGAACTAATGAGAAGAAAGGGTCATGATAGTAATAGATGCAACATGATAAATAAAACTTAGAATAATAAAGAACAAATTCCTATAGAAATAGAAAGCAACAGAGATAATGATAAAAGTGATAGAGAACTAttgaaatattaatttaaaatatttaatatctCAAAATCTGTTATGGTACAAGTATTCTCAAAAgcaaaatttagaaaagaatatAGAGATGATGATAAGAGTATTAAAGCATAGTTGTAAGcaaaatttagaagaaaaagaaagtagaaataaTGATATAGAAGTAGTGCAGTATAGTTGTTTTAAGCTCTAAGTCACTGCTGAGTCAGTTAAAAGCAGTTAACTATTTGTTTTACCTTTCTATTTTGTAGAAATCAGTtagaaattagtttaatttttcaacttctaaaaattaatagaatcaaTTAAATGCAAAACTTctacaaaattctaaaaaagATTCTCTTACTTGTAACTATAAAAACAAGATTTTTTTACTTATAACTATATAAAAACACTAATTTCACTCTGCAAAAATAGGaattgtaaatttaatttttctcttctttgtttttacctctcttctcttctcttttccaTCTCCTTCTAAACTCTTCACCTAAATTCATGATACTTTTTAATCAATATACATTTTGTCATTTTAATAagaatatttaatattttcttcaTGTTAAATTAACTTTcattttttctaatatattaAGATACTGATAATATATCtagatatatttatatttatattatatataaaaattaatttattatatgttTCGTATATATAAAGatttaatacattattaataaaagaaagaaataatgaTCCAATAAAAACAAACTAAGTGTCTAATGAAACGTAGAGTAATAAAGGCACATTAATATCTATTGAAACACTAATAAAACGTGaaataaaatagcaaaaaagACGATTAATTTAAGAGTTTAGTTAAAATGAcactaatatttatttaaagttattattaataaaaaattttaaaatttttattttaataaatatatttaaatatattaaaaattcacattttatattattttttataaattttttttatttatctatttttatctttaaagtatatgttaaatttacaaattaaaaaaaaattcattaaaaatataaaaagtttaagtttttaatttatttgttttgtctttattaaataaaaatatttaaatttttttattaataataaatttatcatataCTCTAAAACACATATTAactaaattcaaaaaaattttaattaataatattaaaatcgagCTAAACTCTCCAAATTCCTGCATTGAAATAGTTTATGAAATTTCAATAAACTAATTAAGTTCtcgtaattaataaaaatatattatattaattcttAACATGATGACCACTCAtttaaaagggaaaaaaaaagacTCAGGtacatttttatgattttttaagtgatattaaaatatatatatatatataataaaaaaattaaataataaaagattatacttaataaaataaataaaaaaaattgattaaaaacaCATATTAACCAAACcctcaatataaaaaaaaaaaaaggaaaaataatgaaGTTATCTGTGAATAGGATAATGAGTATGTGTTGTTAGCATTAATGGGTCGCTGTGGTTTTAGACTTTAGAAAGCAAAGAGGGAAGCTTTCCATTCCCAGTGTATCAACATTCAATGCCTCACGCGCTTTTCAGTGGCATCCATTGCTTCAGCATTTATTACTttactatatattatattaattcagAGATTATTTcacgaaagaaaaaaaaaatacatttagATATAGATAATTAGACgttattaattatttctttttattttcatcCGTCATTTTTATTGAGTGCATATTCAGTAAAATATATAAACTCAAGTGTATTTTAttgataatattatttaataatctTTGATTAGTAAAGAGATAAatcatataataatttttattaattgacaatataattgttaatttaaaagtaaattttatataaaataatagatattgtatgtgaaaaataaagtgagaataataaaaaggaaggAATATATGTATGCTACTCTATCTTATATAGGACCTAGTTTTCATAAGAAATTGTCAAATtagtttaaataattatttattaggaTAATTGTTTATTATAAAGTCTAACTTCTTATAATGGTCTAGGAGAATTAGCGATAtgtaaattaaataattctaaatGTTTGTTGAGCTTGAAAACATGGCCTAATTTTCATGGGCTAATTGatgttgattattgttgaaCCCGTCTAGCTAAATATTTGCCCAtcgtttttttcttttgtaattCATTAATGAACTAATAGAATAGAACAGTGCATACTATTAATGTATATAGATtacattttgttttaaaataaaacaaatttaaataaaactgaaaaattAATTAGAGTAGTCAATTAGcgataaaattttattttattttttttaacacaatTTTATGAAATATTACATGAATACCAAATAATTACTTGATCCGAGAAGTAtgttttataatttagatttaGGTcggtaaaatttttattttttgagagTAGTttataaaagttattttttaaaaaataattttttaaaaattacagcACCTGTATTTGATAAAGTCAATCTAAAAATGGATTTTAATAAGTACATATACTTTAATTATATTtggtaaaataaattttaatattaaaaaagatcataataaatataaatataagagTTAAATTTAGAAGTTAATTATTATATCAGATTATATTaggttttttaattttaataaatataaattaattttaaaaaatttcattttaaatattttaaataacatctttatttttaaaaactacACGTATGAGTACACGTgtcttttaatttatcaaatataaaataaaaaattatatttttgacgAGTAcaaatacttttttaaaaattttttatcaaacCAAGTATTAAAAGGAAGAAAGATACAAActatttccttgaattttttttagaaaaaatataaacgtttactcttttcttttttgttcaataataatcaatatattttatttagcaTACAaaaaacattatatatatatatatatatatatatatatatatatattatattaatcaTGCATTTTATTTTTGGGTGAATATAATGAGTAAGGTTGAGAAtgattctaatcctaattaaagggtagtaatatttatatatatttattatcttttaaaatgtgaattaataaatattatgtaTGTTAATTGGATAAAGGGATAGAATTAAAAATGAGAGACATGGCAATTAATATTGGTGTGTAGCTGAGCTGACTTTTGCCGTCTTACTCGTAATATATTTAATGCATTTGCCGTCAACTTTTGACTATTTAGCCTTTGCCCCTTCTTTTCTTTGCTTCAGTCAGCCTTCACTTCACACACtccatatataattttattttatttaattacttaaattCCCCTATTTATACTCTCACCATATTAAGTCTTTGCTATGCTATGCTTGGACTCTTGCATAGTACTACTCAATTGAAATCttcaacaaaaaaagaaaagaagaaattaGAAGCTATTATACTTTTGTGATCATGGGAAGACCACCATGTTGTGATAAAGAAGGTATCAAGAAAGGTCCTTGGACTCCTGAAGAAGACATCTTGTTAGTCTCTTACATTCAAGAACATGGCCCTGGAAATTGGAAAGCTATTCCTTCTAAAACtggtaattaataataattattattaggataatcatatatttaatttcctcatttattttactttatattgTGTTTTGTCAAAGGAATTGGTACTTTcaaagaatatatataattaagaaaTGGAAAGTTAAAGTTTATATTTGTTccatttttttaatctttaagAACTAATAATTTGTTAAATGTTTATATAATCATattgtgtttttattttctgttaaaatttatataatctTTCAGGTTTGTTAAGGTGCAGTAAGAGTTGTAGGCTTAGATGGACAAATTACTTAAGGCCAGGAATCAAAAGAGGTAATTTCACAAACCAAGAGGAGAATATGATCATTCACCTTCAAGCTCTACTGGGAAACAGGTACACtcatatattttaaattttgggtCCAAGAACATACCTCTTATAAAATCTCAAATGTTCaaataaaattgtttttttttatatatatatatataaaggaaGATTATACTTATATTCAATCAcatataaatatgtatatatataatactatGATTCTAAAAACCTTcctaaatattaaattaaataaaatttaaagaatatttttttatatcttaaaatatttaaaaaagcAATGAATTCTTTTTTCACCTATAAGTGAATATGATGTGGAgaaaaaagaattatttttggaataaattttaagtttaatatacattctttatttttgaaagaatttGCCTAAATAATATTTGGGATGATATCTGAATTTCTTGACATGGTAATTAAAATTATGGTGCAGATGGGCTGCAATAGCTTCCTACCTTCCACAAAGAACAGACaatgacataaaaaattattggaACACCTATCTGAAAAAAAGGCTCAGCAAGAAattggaagaagaaaaaaaagatgggTCTTGTTtggcaaataataataatgattttTCATCTCAGAAAGTTGTTATGCCACGTGGACAGTGGGAAAGAAGGCTCCAAACAGATATCAACATGGCAAAGAAAGCACTCACTCATGCACTCTCACCacaaaacaataataataataataataatattgaatccttatcttgttcttcttcttccaattCCAATTCTAATTCTTGTTcatccaataataataataaagcaACACAATCTTTAAGCTATGCTTCAAATGCTGATAACATAGCTCGGTTGCTCAAAGGGTGgatgaagaagaataataataatgacaCTGCTTGTAGCAAGGAGGGCATTTTAGGAACAAAAGTTTTTGGTAATGAGGAGTGTTTGGAGTCTTCAAATAATACTACTTCATCATTAGAGTTTTCTCAATCAATTTATTCCCAACAAGAAGAGAGCAAGACTGAAGAAATTGGTCAAGTTTTGATGCCTTTCCATTTGCTTGAGAAATGGCTTCTAGATGAGACTAATATTGAGAAATTTATTTAACTATCTTCATCATGCATGCATGTCACTGTTTTTTAatcaagattttttttttctgttgtttttttttctttttttttttgggccTACATTGGAAGTGTGTATAAATATTTCTATATTAATCAATGGTGAATTCTATGgtatagaagaaaaaaaatttctacACATGTAGATTTGTGTTGTCATAAAAAATAGTTGACATGTGTCCTTGAATAAAGAAGACAAAGTCTATTGTTTTGCAGGTGAGATGCAGCtttaaaaatgaagtacaaagactttctctctctttcaccttagaattttaatgcttagcttaaataattatatttatcataattaattataatgtgttagaattttttgtttttgcacaaaaaaaaatattttgggtTGAAGTCAGGTTTTTTATGTTATTGCTCCATAAATCTTAAagcacatttttttattttatcacataatttttatttattaaaacataTATCCATTAGTACATATTTATAcgagttaattttaatttcattctttaactaaaaaatatataagaataagacaatatcttaaaatttaaaaattaatttttttatttatcggTTAAATTTTAGTATAACATTCTcattcttatatatatacaagtatttataaaagaataattttatttttttaataataaagataaattttttgtgtttttgaataataatagtaatacaatcattttttttctataatttgTTTCAAATAAAGGGAAATTGATTCtttaactttattttataataaaattaaacgAATGGTAGCTAATCAAAATTAGTTTtcagcttttttttttcaaatttataaaatccaagataataaaaattactcttttttaaaagaataattaataaaatcaatccatcctaaataatttttataaaaattaaaaatatatgggAGTTAATGATCATAGGAAAATCACTAGTAAAAATAGTAATTATACTTGAGAaataaatttttcattttttttatataaatatgatAAAGTGTAATTTTCTATTatgtaattttaaataaaactaaaaaaatataaaaaaatatattatgaaataaaaaatacactTAACAATtaacaatattaataaaaaaatagaaaagatttttttttatttttcactgcaataataataaatgttaCGTACTAAATGAGTGAATAATATGCATAATATCATAAGCTCATAAACTTATAAACTCAAACTTTCATTTTGTATTTATTCTTGTAATATCCAAATACGAAAAAAATCAATACACAATACTATcatgttaaaataattaatcattttaaatataattaattagcttaactattaaaaattttacatgCAACAGAGAGAAGGTCTTGTAAAGCTCCATCTCACTTTTAAAATGATAGATTTTGTCTTCTTATTTAAAGGACACTTGTCAATTATTTACTAAGACAACACAAATCTATAGGTGtagaaaattttttctttctacACCATAGAATTTACCTTAATCAATATATATCATGGATACCATCTTAGATGCTtcactataaaaatttgtttaaTTCTTTTTCCCATAATATTATTGTGGATTAATTATGACAAGTACGTTCAACAATGTTATCATCATGTGCAAAAAACATGAATGCCATCCTTTTCTCTGTGTTAGAAATAAGAGACTAAACTGAAGAAAGAATTTATGTATTATTGAGTGTATTTAAATTATCTATTTAAGTTATCTAAaatgatataatataaaaaggtatttataggtactaaaaaaattgtaataataaagacgtaatcttctataataaatattcagatatactaaataatactaatCGATCCTagctaattatattctaacactCTGTTTGAGACACACCAAAGCATATATATCACTATTATTAGAAGAGATATGACATAATACTATCATGATCTTTATATATAACCAAAATTTCTAGCAGAGTTCAATCTTTAATTATTATGGTTCTCATTCTTAGCTTCAACCCGGTTTCAATTAATTCTATGAACTTAATAGCTATAAATGCTTGTGTTCTGAGGCcatttttttatagtttataaGTTGGCACTGTGCACAAGTAACATCTAACATTCATGTATACAGTTATGACACAAGAAAAAACCCTCTCTAGTTTTCAAATTGTTAATACCTATATATGTTTAGCAAATAAATTCCAAggctaaattttttaaatactgTGTTCAGATAAATGAATCACTTAAATATTGAGTAATATTATAAAAATGCTAGTAAATATAGCGGCGGACATGTAATGGcggtttttgaaaatcactggGGCAATTTGCAAAATTATACTTTGCTTTATTATATATGTTGTGAATCAAAACTCTCAAATTCTATTtatatttagttattaatttttaaatatttaagtaaaataaaaaattattttatttttattaagagaCAGATAAATAATGCACAAAATAGCTCATTAAAAAATTTCCTATTAAAATTTTCTgataaaaagtaaaaagaaaaataatattatattttgtgCTTTCATTtgttatttcaattttttagaaaacttttcaaaatgaaaaattataaaaatggaAACACAACCTAAATAAactttagtaaaaaaaaaaaagaaaaataaatagtaaaaataataaaatattgtttctattttcatgttttattatcaccctttttttaaataaaatttcaaaaacattaaaaagtaataacaaaacataaaaatagaaACAGAACAAATTAAACTCACTTTTTAAATCGCCAACTACAACTATAATTGTAGTTGTAATATGCCATTATGATCACTATCACGTTATTTaatgaaattatattttgaCTTTAATACAAATGAGAATAGGATGAAAATAAATCGTAATAATAGCTATCGCTTCGGAAATGGTGCAATGACcacaaaatattgaaatttaaagCAAGAATATTGATTTCTAATTTTTGTTTGTTCTAGTTGCCAATGGGAGACAGAATCATGTGGCTCGTAAGCTTGACTTCTGAGCCCCCATCTGGTTATGCATGTGGACGCTTAGCACCTTGCATTGTCAACCACGTAACTATGCTAATAAGATGATAAAGACATGCATGTACATAAATACAACATTAttcatattgttttttttttatagatagAACATAATAATGCCGTTCAGTACAAGATTTAATTATTACTAACTGTTAATAATTACGCCAAAGTTAATTaacaatcataaaaaaaaatttccatGTGCAATATGAGTTAGGCGGCAAGCCAGACTTATATTATCATGGTTGCGTTTAGTTAcgacaaaatataaataataaagatataaaaattaatttttttatattttattaataataaattaaaataaattataaaaatttaatttatttttatttttatttaaaaaatataataataaaaaatataatattttttgttaaatataattttatatttttatatttttatctcaatattctatacttgaaaacaaagacAATCTACGATATTTTTTGGATcgcctttttcatttttctaatgttaatttaatttattaaattaaaatattaaaattattatatattatatagagTAAACAATGGGTTAAAAGAAAttctatatcatatattttGGGTaaaaactatttattttataagtttTTCAGTCGCTtaatttttaatagtatttaGTTAACAtgtgtttttaaaataaataataaatttattattaataaaaaattttaaatatttttatttaataaatataaaataaatacattaaaaacttaattttttatattttaataaaaatttcaattctatAATTTTAACGTATactctaaaaatataaaataaatacactcttttattattatattatatatttgttattatcaaaattttataaattcgTGACCAGTGTAATAATGATTTTTGAAGGCAGTCGATGATACTAGCCTCTGACAATAAGAGATAGTAATTAATCgaaagtttattttttttaattatttaataaaatgtaattttttatcttatatttttaagtGAAATTAACTAATcgaatatatattttgtatatattttataaatagaataaaaaatataaaaaaatattaaataataaagtattatattttatcaaataattaaaaaaaaatgaagaggaTCGAGTTTACTGATTAATTACTGATGATACATGGATATTGACACAGACACAGGACATAACACGACACGATACGGTATATATAGacatataaaatttaaaattttataagacaTTAAAATATgacatattttataaatataaagtattttttagataaattataatgatattatgatattttatggatattaaaatataaaagaatttttaactatttttaatgtcttcttttaattatataaaatatttaaaatatattttattttaataaataataatatattatttctaaattcATTTCAAAAATACATGTTAAGAATAAGGTTAGACACGTTGACACGTGATGATATTTAGATGTGTCTATAtgtgttcgaatttttttttattttttattaaagtaCGGTTGGACACAACAGATATACATGTCGAACGAATGTCGATGAATATTATATCTAAAATATATCTAACACACGGATACGATAATTCAAAAAAATGTCCATAATTTATAGCTAATTACTAATTAGCATTGAATAATGGTTGTAGGCACTCAACAGTGCAAGTCAGTCATGCAGTAACATAGAAAGTAAGAATATATATGGGGAGAAAACAGGCTTGAAATAAAACCAACTTAAATTAATTGGTTGTTTTTATAATCAATTCCACTAGGAAATCAATTCAGTATTTACCAACTATCAGCCAATTTAAATAAGTTTCTGACAAAAAGTCCAAACAATTGAACAAACACTCCAAAAATTCACCCACTAGTTATAATTATCCTAACCTTACTTTtcagtaaaattaaaaaattcatgcacaatccttcctcttcctctctcagTCGACATTCCTGCTGCGCTACGGCCATCCACCGGTGAAGTCACTGTCAACGTGGAACGGCCATCATTGCCGAGACTTTTACTACCAACGTTGTAGCTGCGTCGACCAACCCGCCACCTCCACCCAATTCTAGGCGTCGTCTTTGCTGGTGCCTCCATGCGCGTTCCGAGTAACGTCTGTGTCTACCGTCGTCGCTGACCTTCCTCCTTGCCGTGCTACCGCCACTCCGCCGCCACCCTTCCACCATGAGTCCCCTGTCCTTATTTTTACCACATTTGAATATGTATCTGTTTTTTTAAACCCTATATTGAAGGGAAGAAGTAATTGGGAGtttttttcatttgatttgtgtTTAATTATGATTAATTTGGAAGCAATTATAGATTGGATGTTATTGTTATTAGAGATTGTATAGctttttttaggaaaaaatttTTGTTCTTTCCGATTTAAaatgttgatgatttaaattGTTTTTTATACTGTTATTTGTTCCCTGAATTTGTGAATTTTTCATGCACGCGTTGCACAGACTTTTTGTTTCGTAAATGTGGTTTGGGTGTTTGATACCAAAATTAGATTAATTTTGGTTTAATTTAAGTTTAATCTTAAATATGATGTAAGAGGCCATTTATTTTCACTATGGttgatttttaattatcaaaaacaTAGATGTGAAGTTTATCTTGTATGCAGATGGTTTTTAAATTCATTGGGAATGACTGTAATTTAGTTGACTCTACTTGTACATGTCCACCTAGGTTGTATGTTGTGTGTCAATCATAATTGATTCAGTTATCTAAAGATGGTGAATCTGAaacctttttttctttctaatttgtAAATGTTTATGTTCACATCAAAATGATGTTCGATTTGCTATGTATGCAGGTGatttttttattgagtttaggGCTATTgcattttcctttttttttaaattttattcggCATGTTTCTCCGAATAGGTTTCTGATTGTTTTTACACAGATCTAAGTGGATGTTACTTTTGTTAAGTATCAGGATGTTCTTTTTGCATACTAACTAGATGTTACTTTttacatttttcgaatttttttgtgTTGCAGTTGTGAATGTCTATATTTCTTTTAGAATTGGATTACCTCTTTTTTTAAAATCCTACTCAGCATGTTTCTCCGTGTAGGTATTTGATTGTTTTTGCAAAGATCTAAATAGATGTTACTTCTGTTAAGCATTATGATGTTCCTTTTTCTTACTAAATGGATgttactttatatatttttcgagtttTCTTGTATTGTAGTTGTGGATGACTgtatttctttaagaattgcATGACCATTTTTTAAGTCCTACTCGGCATATTTTTTCGTGTAGGTACATGATTGTTTTTGCAAATATCTAAGTGGATGGTATTTCTATTAAGCATTAGGATGTTCTTTTTTCATACTAAATAGATGTTATTTTAACAGAAACCATGTGAATGTCAAATTAAAAAAGCTTATCCCACATAAATGAAAAACAAAACCAAAACCCAAAACATCGCACGCATGTTAGTCAATGATGATTTTTTCTAATAGAATGATTAACAATGATGATTTTTCTAAATTAATTGCAATTTAACGAACAATAATCACACTGTTTTTTGGCATCATTGATTCTTCTATTTTGATGATGGAATCAAAATTGTTCACAATTAATAGTTGCTTCTTATTAGTTCTTCAAcataaaatgaaaagaaaagaatataatTGCTTCTGCTCAAGAAAGTATCTAATTGTGACATATTCCTAATCACTAGTGTAATGTGACTTTAAAACTCAATTTTATTACAAgatttcattaaaaatttaagagCAATGAAGAACATTGTTAAACTAGCTTATACTCTTCTCTAAATCTTAAGACATGCTTATAATCTAATCATTagtaataagaataaaaattttgttactGTTGTGTATATAATTCAATGTTTAAACATGTAACAAATGATAAAAAAACACAATCTCTTTTTGCCAAAGAGACTTGACAGAA
This sequence is a window from Arachis stenosperma cultivar V10309 chromosome 10, arast.V10309.gnm1.PFL2, whole genome shotgun sequence. Protein-coding genes within it:
- the LOC130956582 gene encoding transcription factor MYB30-like — encoded protein: MGRPPCCDKEGIKKGPWTPEEDILLVSYIQEHGPGNWKAIPSKTGLLRCSKSCRLRWTNYLRPGIKRGNFTNQEENMIIHLQALLGNRWAAIASYLPQRTDNDIKNYWNTYLKKRLSKKLEEEKKDGSCLANNNNDFSSQKVVMPRGQWERRLQTDINMAKKALTHALSPQNNNNNNNNIESLSCSSSSNSNSNSCSSNNNNKATQSLSYASNADNIARLLKGWMKKNNNNDTACSKEGILGTKVFGNEECLESSNNTTSSLEFSQSIYSQQEESKTEEIGQVLMPFHLLEKWLLDETNIEKFI